TGCCGGCGGCGCGCTGTCGCTCGCGCTTGCGCACTTCATGGCCCCCAGCGTGGCGCTGATTCTCCCCAAGCCGCCTACGCCCGTGCGGGTGTCCGTGAAGGCTCCCTCCGCGGCACCAGTGGCCGCCGCGCCAGCCCCGGCACCCAGCTCGGAGAAGGAACTGAGGCTGAAGTCGGACAAGCCTGTCGAGGCACCGAAGCCGAAGCTCAAGCCGCGGCCGAAGCCGCCCGCCCCGAAGCCCGCGCCAAAGGTCGCGGAGGACGCTCCTCCCGCCCCCAATGTGGCCATTCCGCCCTCGGACCTACCCACGCTGTCTCAGCCCGCATTTCCGCAGGCCGTGCCGATTGCAGCCCTTCCCAATCTGCCGGCCATGGCAGCAGCGCTCGAGGAAGCCCCTGAGGCGCCTCCAGAGAGCCTGCCTGAAGGTCCGCGCGCCAAGATGTATCCAGAGGAGCAGGGCGGCAACGTGTTGGTGCTCGGGTTGCTCGTGAACGACCAGGGCGTCGTCATCGACTCCGACATCCTTGTCAGCTCATTCAAGCCTCTGTCCGATATCGCCGTCGCCTGGGCGTCCATCGGCCAGAAGTGGACGAACTTGCAGCCGCCGCTCAACCCTGGCGAAACACGCTGGATTGAGCTGCGCATCCCCTTTGTGCCGGACACAGACCGGCTGAAGACCCTTCCCTAAATCCAATCCGGAAAATCCATGCAACACCTCGCCGCTTCCATCGACTACCTTCTGTATGCACTTGTCGCATTGACGTTCGCGGTCATCATTTACAAGGGCGCTATCCTCTATGCGCCAGGCTTGGCGGGCATGAAGGCGCCCGCAAGTGCTGACAAGGCGGACATCGATGAACACGTTGAAACGCTGGAAAACGGCATGGCTCTGCTGGCTGTGATGGCCAGCGCGGCGCCGTTCGTCGGCCTCGCAGGTACCGTGTTGCACATCATGCAGGCGCTGTCGCGTCTGTCTTCGGCCGCCATCGACATCACGCTCATCAGTGGTCCCATCGCGACCGCGTTGAACTCCACCTTGGTCGGGTTGTGCGCGGCCGTTCCGGCACTTGTCGCGTACAACCTGATGCAGCGCCGCATCCAGGTGCTGCACAACCGCCTGCTGCGCGCCGCCAACGAGGAGGCAAGGTGAGCGTGGCTGATACCGTCGTTCTCCCTCCCGTAACCGTTGCCGGCTATGAGCTGAACTTCTTTTGCGACTTGGCCGGGGAAGGCGCCGCGCGCGATGTCGTTGCGACCCTGCAGGCCTGGTGCCGCCTGCACCGCCTCGAGAGCGCCGAGGTGGCCAAGCTGGGCGTCGCAGATGAGGACGGCTGGTACGACCTGGCCCGCCAGTGGATGCTGGAAGCTCGGCGCGACCTGACGTCGTGGAATGCCTGCACCCGAGCCATCGCCGCAGCTCGGGAGCCCATCGACCGGATGGGCGCCGCCGGCGGCCAGCTGCGCTACTTCCTCGCCACCTACGGCTGGATTCAATTCACCCCCGCCAGATGACTTCCAACCGCCAACAACTCGCCGCTATCAACGTCACGCCCCTGGTGGACGTGCTGCTCATCCTGCTTGTCATCATGATGTTGGCGATGCCCATGTTCGTGAAGAAGCTCCCCGTGGACCTCCCACAGACGAGCCTGAGCGGTGCCCCCTCAGTTGCCCAAAGCCTGTCGGTGTCGCTCCAGGAAGACGGCAGCCTGATGCTGGACAGCAGTCCCACGACGCTGCAGGAGCTGAAAGCGCGCATTACGCCCACGGTTTCAGTGGAGCTCTCGGTGGACCGCGCAACCACCTACGAGAAGATTGCAACGGTGATTTCCGAGCTTCAGGCGGCGGCGCCAAAGGACATAGCCCTCCTGACCCGATGAGGGCAGGGCCTTATCTGGCAGGCTTTAGGGGCTTAAAGCCGAGCCGTTCCATCGGAGTGGAAAGCAGTTGCGGGGTAGACCAGTAGTCGCTCCACGGGTCCTTCGTCCTCGTCGATAGCTCGTCCGCTGCGTTTGCCACCGTCCAATGGGCGCCACTCGTCAGAAGTGGCAGGTCATCCCAGTCCACAGTCATCGAGACGCCCAATCCTGGCCGGGCCCTTGCCGAAAACGCCGCTACGGTGGTGGCCGCGCGATTGTTCCGGAGGTAGTCGACAAAGAGCCTGCCAACGCGATTGGACGGGCCACTCTTGCTCACGAAACGCGAGGGAATCGCGCGAGCAAGGTGCTCGACGATGGCTTGGGAGAATCCCTTGACGACAGCCACCTCATGGACCGGGGCGAGGGGCACGAGGAGGTGCAAGCCTTTCCCGCCACTTGTTTTCAGCCAGCTTTTTAGCCCCAACTCCTGAAGCATCAGCCGAACCAGGGATGCGTCCTCCTGCACGTGCTCCCAGCTCGTTCCCTCACCGGGGTCGAGGTCGAAGACCATCTGGTCTGGCCTGTCGATATGGCCGCTTCGGGAATTCCAGGTGTGAAGCTCGATGACATTTGCGCGCGCAGCGCTCCACAACGCTGCCTCGCTGTTGACGACCATCAATGGGGCATGGCCTGGCCACAAGCTCGGCTCGAGGAGGGTCAGGCCCCGGACTGCCGCGGTATCGGCATGCTTCTGAAAAAATAGTTCTCCAGTTACCCCTTTCGGCCCCCGAAGGAATGAGCAGGGCCGGTCTGCCAGGTGAGGCTGCATCCAATGTGAAACGCGTTCGTAGTGGAGGACCAAGTCCAGCTTGGTGAGCCCCGTCGTGGGGTCGATGATTCGGCCAGGATGGCTGACCGGGCCACCCCTCACCGTAGCCTTTGACGGGCTCCCCGCGGCATTGGGCGAGTTCGCGGCGCCCTGGGGCTCCCGGACGACCTCTCGAGCGGGTTTGTCATCCCGCAGCCCACGATAGGACGCGTGGCGGATTTGCCCGCCCGGCGTCCATTCGGCGAACTCTACCTCGGCGACCAGCTCCGGGCTCACCCAGCTGACCTTTCCAGTGGACGAGTTCTTGGACCATCGGTCTGGCTTGGGCGCGCCGCCGACAAATGCAACCTTGGGCGTCACCAGCTTGCTTAGCCGGGCCCGAAGTTTCACGGCCTCCTTCGCCGACCAGCCCGTTCCCACGCCCCCGGCGGACTTGAAGGTGCCGTCGGGGCCGTAGACGCCAAGCAGCAGCTTGCCGACCTGAGAGGCGTCATCCGTCCTGGGTATAAAGCCGGCGATGACGAATTCCTGGCGCAGCTTGCATTTCAGCTTCAGCCAGGTATCAGTCCGGGCGGAAACATACGGGGAGTCCAGGCGCTTCGCTATGAGGCCCTCCAGCCCAAGGCCGCACGCCGATGCGAGGATTGAGGAAGGGTCGCCTGGGAGGCTCGAACAAAGTCGCACGTGCTCCTGCTCGTTCGTCTCGAACAATGCGGCCAAGGCCGTGTATCGGTCCTCGTGGCGCGCCGCTCGAAAGTCCCAGCCATTCAAGAACGGCAGCTCGAACACGAAGTACACCAGGTTGGCGGACTTTGCGCCTCGGTCAAAGGAGTTCTGGAGGGCGTTGAAATCCGGGGTCCCCTGGGCGTTCAAGCTGACGACCTCG
The genomic region above belongs to Variovorax sp. PBL-E5 and contains:
- a CDS encoding MotA/TolQ/ExbB proton channel family protein codes for the protein MQHLAASIDYLLYALVALTFAVIIYKGAILYAPGLAGMKAPASADKADIDEHVETLENGMALLAVMASAAPFVGLAGTVLHIMQALSRLSSAAIDITLISGPIATALNSTLVGLCAAVPALVAYNLMQRRIQVLHNRLLRAANEEAR
- a CDS encoding ExbD/TolR family protein, whose amino-acid sequence is MTSNRQQLAAINVTPLVDVLLILLVIMMLAMPMFVKKLPVDLPQTSLSGAPSVAQSLSVSLQEDGSLMLDSSPTTLQELKARITPTVSVELSVDRATTYEKIATVISELQAAAPKDIALLTR
- the ligD gene encoding DNA ligase D, which encodes MPAARKTRPQPDRPPIEGAVASELPPSLAPQLATLATRIPPGAHWSYSIKLDGYRMMARVENGRAKLITRGGHDWSAKMPALIAELEAMNIGSAWLDGEVVSLNAQGTPDFNALQNSFDRGAKSANLVYFVFELPFLNGWDFRAARHEDRYTALAALFETNEQEHVRLCSSLPGDPSSILASACGLGLEGLIAKRLDSPYVSARTDTWLKLKCKLRQEFVIAGFIPRTDDASQVGKLLLGVYGPDGTFKSAGGVGTGWSAKEAVKLRARLSKLVTPKVAFVGGAPKPDRWSKNSSTGKVSWVSPELVAEVEFAEWTPGGQIRHASYRGLRDDKPAREVVREPQGAANSPNAAGSPSKATVRGGPVSHPGRIIDPTTGLTKLDLVLHYERVSHWMQPHLADRPCSFLRGPKGVTGELFFQKHADTAAVRGLTLLEPSLWPGHAPLMVVNSEAALWSAARANVIELHTWNSRSGHIDRPDQMVFDLDPGEGTSWEHVQEDASLVRLMLQELGLKSWLKTSGGKGLHLLVPLAPVHEVAVVKGFSQAIVEHLARAIPSRFVSKSGPSNRVGRLFVDYLRNNRAATTVAAFSARARPGLGVSMTVDWDDLPLLTSGAHWTVANAADELSTRTKDPWSDYWSTPQLLSTPMERLGFKPLKPAR